Proteins encoded together in one Cuculus canorus isolate bCucCan1 chromosome 33, bCucCan1.pri, whole genome shotgun sequence window:
- the CHMP2A gene encoding charged multivesicular body protein 2a: MDLLFGRRKTPEELLRQNQRALTRAMRELDRERQKLEAQEKKIIVDIKKMAKQGQMDAVKIMAKDLVRTRRYVKKFITMRANVQAVSLKIQTLKSNNSMAQAMKGVTKAMATMNRQLKLPQIQKIMMEFEKQAEIMDMKEELMNDAIDDAMGDEDDEEESDAVVSQVLDELGLNLTDELATLPPPGGSLAAGESRSPEAAAALADADADLEERLKNLRRD; encoded by the exons ATGGACCTGCTCTTCGGGCGCCGGAAGACGCCGGAGGAGCTTCTGCGGCAAAACCAACGGGCGTTGACCCGCGCCATGAGGGAACTCGATCGCGAGAGGCAGAAGCTGGAGGCGCAGGAGAAGAAGATCATCGTGGACATCAAGAAGATGGCCAAGCAAGGCCAGATG GACGCGGTGAAGATCATGGCGAAGGACCTGGTGCGGACGCGTCGCTACGTGAAGAAGTTCATCACCATGAGGGCCAACGTCCAGGCCGTGTCCCTCAAGATCCAGACCCTCAAATCCAACAACTCCATGGCCCAAGCCATGAAGGGTGTCACCAAGGCCATGGCCACCATGAACCGGCAG CTGAAGCTGCCCCAGATCCAGAAGATCATGATGGAATTTGAGAAGCAGGCGGAGATCATGGACATGAAGGAGGAGCTGATGAACGACGCCATCGACGACGCCATGGGGGACGAGGACGACGAGGAGGAGAG TGACGCCGTTGTGTCCCAAGTGCTCGACGAGCTGGGGCTGAACCTGACCGACGAGCTGGCCA cgCTGCCCCCCCCGGGGGGGTCGCTGGCGGCGGGCGAGAGCCGCTCCCCCGAAGCTGCCGCCGCGCTCGCCGACGCCGACGCCGACCTGGAGGAACGGCTGAAGAACCTGCGGAGGGACTGA